A part of Paenibacillus donghaensis genomic DNA contains:
- a CDS encoding lytic transglycosylase domain-containing protein, whose product MATHIDGGLSHLRWVNLKNAPVKSPPSKAAEPQAGSTQTFSAMLKSASSGSSGSQSAVTSLADTAASGGLLWQSIGGTGESAGSSISGEITATKPTDYEDLIMSASVKYNVPADLIKAVIDTESSFNPNVVSSAGAKGLMQLMDGTANGLGVSDPFDPAQSIDGGVKYLSYQLKRFDGQEKMALAAYNAGPGRVLKLGVSTDQELMEKLTQLPKETQAYISKIERARAEYGV is encoded by the coding sequence ATGGCAACGCATATTGATGGCGGCTTAAGTCACCTGCGCTGGGTGAATTTAAAGAACGCACCTGTCAAAAGTCCCCCCTCAAAGGCGGCAGAGCCGCAGGCCGGTTCTACCCAGACCTTTTCCGCTATGTTGAAGTCAGCATCCTCTGGCTCCTCCGGTAGTCAGAGCGCCGTAACATCATTGGCAGATACAGCGGCTTCAGGCGGACTGCTGTGGCAGTCCATAGGTGGAACCGGAGAGTCTGCAGGCAGCTCCATTTCCGGGGAAATAACCGCGACCAAGCCTACCGATTATGAGGACCTCATTATGTCAGCCAGCGTCAAATACAATGTGCCGGCGGATCTGATCAAGGCGGTTATCGATACCGAATCATCGTTTAACCCGAATGTCGTGTCTTCTGCCGGGGCCAAAGGGCTTATGCAGCTGATGGACGGAACGGCGAACGGGCTGGGTGTTTCCGATCCATTTGACCCGGCGCAGAGCATTGACGGCGGCGTGAAATATCTCTCTTATCAGCTGAAGCGGTTTGACGGGCAGGAGAAGATGGCTCTGGCCGCCTACAACGCCGGACCGGGACGGGTGTTGAAGCTTGGCGTGAGCACGGACCAGGAACTGATGGAGAAGCTGACACAGCTTCCGAAGGAAACACAGGCCTATATCTCCAAAATTGAACGCGCCCGTGCCGAATACGGGGTATAA
- a CDS encoding DUF1540 domain-containing protein — protein MSTAKTLVKCSVSNCHYWKHSLCNADEILIEIDKHSGSEFKEEFAEEMTSQGHRDTAGTSSATCCLTFKPNS, from the coding sequence ATGTCAACTGCAAAAACATTGGTAAAATGCAGCGTAAGCAACTGTCACTACTGGAAGCACAGCTTGTGCAATGCGGATGAAATTCTGATCGAAATCGACAAGCATTCCGGCAGCGAGTTCAAAGAGGAGTTCGCCGAGGAAATGACGAGTCAAGGGCATCGAGATACAGCGGGAACCTCTTCCGCTACCTGCTGCTTGACGTTCAAGCCGAATTCCTAG
- a CDS encoding YpuI family protein, producing the protein MSAANLQKLCETTREKLKSVIDKMELFLNQHALPQLVTEQDEETVHFYEGFLSDLRHLLVFSEMSYEKLGVALRRATFDDSFAQKALYNVYHYGVNNFFYPKNETYSEDGRYAYTGQDAIRFRKKPVRPARDIILEITKTYEELRDDLSYYENDYLTEKRMQNQV; encoded by the coding sequence ATGTCAGCAGCCAATCTGCAGAAGTTATGTGAAACGACAAGAGAAAAGCTTAAATCCGTAATCGATAAAATGGAATTGTTCCTAAACCAGCATGCGCTGCCTCAGCTTGTAACAGAGCAGGATGAAGAAACGGTACATTTTTATGAGGGTTTCCTGTCCGACCTCCGCCATCTGCTGGTTTTCTCCGAAATGTCGTATGAGAAGCTGGGTGTTGCGTTGCGCCGGGCTACTTTTGATGATTCCTTTGCGCAGAAAGCGCTTTATAATGTATATCATTATGGTGTTAACAACTTTTTCTATCCCAAGAATGAAACCTATTCTGAAGATGGGCGTTATGCCTATACCGGGCAGGATGCCATCCGTTTCCGCAAGAAGCCTGTCCGTCCGGCGCGTGACATCATTTTGGAAATCACCAAGACGTATGAGGAATTGCGCGACGATCTGAGCTATTATGAGAATGATTACCTGACTGAGAAACGGATGCAGAATCAGGTATAA
- a CDS encoding S8 family peptidase — protein sequence MSRNNATIAGLVTAALTAGLLTFALRPPVAVAPRETPVPAPSQEKTVKKAALLQDVNATDSLNRVDASRHMQQLLAELHGKPPENVPAYAKELQSSHGYITMLLWMDLRTQEVKTFHSTYPKGFNPQHPQLQQYLKAAKRAIRGHQSYESPSIVVGKEKYYFTARRDQEGSTAVIALINQKVLGRVADHQLKNLRLIPYPKEGSYRIESVHADTLQDIKVATGHDNENASHYYENEIIVRFSNGHPTKAQLQTITADIGGKPPRKLGYTYLFRSEKMNYSQLKTYFAYKWHPQYTEPHYIYLTNETAFENPADVVTPNDLLFSAYQWNLPAIETTQGWKLSRGSNEVIVAVVDTGVQANHPDLKGQLLPGYNAIQSGSTPDDDVGHGTHVAGIIGALVNNGEGVAGISWYNKVLPVKALDNSGAGTTYSVAEGIIWAADNGAKVINLSLGNYADSQFLHDAIKYAYDRDIVIVSAAGNDNTERPGYPAAYPEVLAVAATNASQQKASFSNYGDYIDVTAPGESIASTYPDSQYAALSGTSMASPHVAALAGLVRSLNPDLSNDEVVQLMRDNAVDLGTPGHDKYYGWGQIDIYKTLQAAGGGEIPLQLYPQHVRQQMNELRLKLQRNP from the coding sequence ATGTCACGAAATAATGCAACCATCGCAGGTCTGGTTACCGCCGCATTGACGGCGGGACTGTTGACCTTTGCTCTGCGCCCACCTGTGGCTGTCGCCCCCCGCGAGACTCCTGTCCCGGCCCCGTCGCAGGAGAAAACCGTCAAAAAAGCGGCACTGCTGCAGGATGTCAATGCCACAGACAGTCTGAACCGCGTGGATGCCAGCCGCCATATGCAGCAGCTGCTTGCCGAGCTGCATGGCAAACCTCCAGAGAATGTGCCGGCTTACGCCAAGGAGCTGCAGTCTAGCCACGGCTATATCACCATGCTGCTGTGGATGGACCTGCGTACGCAGGAGGTCAAGACCTTCCATTCCACTTATCCCAAAGGCTTCAATCCGCAGCATCCGCAGCTGCAGCAGTACCTGAAAGCAGCCAAACGGGCTATCCGCGGTCATCAATCCTACGAATCGCCTTCGATCGTTGTCGGCAAAGAGAAATATTATTTCACCGCCCGGCGGGATCAGGAAGGTTCAACTGCAGTAATTGCCTTAATTAATCAGAAGGTGCTTGGCCGTGTGGCTGATCATCAACTGAAGAATTTACGGCTGATTCCTTATCCGAAGGAAGGCAGCTACCGCATTGAATCCGTACATGCTGACACCCTGCAGGATATCAAGGTCGCCACAGGGCACGACAATGAGAATGCCAGCCATTATTACGAGAATGAAATTATCGTCCGTTTCAGCAACGGCCACCCTACGAAAGCTCAACTGCAGACGATTACTGCCGATATCGGCGGCAAACCGCCGCGCAAGCTGGGCTACACCTATTTGTTCCGCTCGGAGAAGATGAACTACAGCCAGCTGAAGACTTATTTCGCCTATAAATGGCATCCGCAATATACCGAGCCTCACTATATCTATTTAACCAATGAGACCGCATTCGAAAATCCGGCCGATGTTGTGACTCCCAACGATTTGCTGTTCTCCGCCTACCAATGGAACCTTCCGGCCATTGAGACCACGCAGGGCTGGAAGCTCTCGCGAGGCAGCAACGAAGTGATTGTCGCTGTTGTAGATACAGGGGTGCAGGCGAATCATCCAGACTTAAAAGGGCAGCTGCTGCCCGGATACAACGCGATTCAGAGCGGCTCCACACCGGATGACGATGTAGGCCATGGCACTCATGTGGCCGGGATCATCGGAGCACTGGTGAACAACGGGGAGGGCGTAGCCGGAATCAGCTGGTATAACAAGGTACTTCCGGTCAAAGCACTTGATAACTCCGGTGCAGGCACAACCTATTCCGTAGCGGAAGGCATTATCTGGGCAGCCGACAATGGCGCGAAGGTAATTAACCTGAGCTTGGGCAACTATGCTGACTCCCAGTTTCTGCATGATGCTATTAAGTATGCTTACGACCGCGATATTGTGATCGTCTCCGCTGCAGGAAATGACAACACCGAACGGCCCGGTTACCCGGCTGCGTATCCGGAGGTGCTCGCGGTAGCGGCTACCAATGCCTCCCAGCAAAAAGCCAGCTTCTCCAATTATGGCGATTACATTGATGTTACTGCTCCCGGGGAGAGCATTGCCAGCACCTATCCCGACAGCCAATACGCTGCCCTGTCCGGCACCTCGATGGCCAGTCCGCATGTTGCGGCCCTGGCCGGATTGGTCCGCTCGCTGAATCCCGATTTGTCCAATGATGAGGTGGTGCAGCTGATGAGGGACAATGCGGTGGACCTGGGTACACCCGGCCATGACAAATATTATGGCTGGGGCCAGATAGATATCTACAAAACGCTGCAAGCTGCAGGCGGCGGAGAAATTCCGCTGCAGCTGTATCCACAGCATGTCCGCCAACAGATGAACGAGCTGCGCTTAAAGCTTCAGCGCAATCCCTGA
- a CDS encoding PLP-dependent aminotransferase family protein — MHIDLNRQSRSSLPQQISDTLEQRIASGLLPPGSRLPSVRGLALSLKVSQVTVSKAYAALAARGLIHCSHGKGCYVAAGESGQETAGDWQDRYDDYLPRAQLWHNFKDSAVAYPFHLAAIHSSLLPLREIGSTMASLVLEQPEVMAAYGNFQGDHELREVMAGHLLRRSIRVQPEELMMTSGAQQGIDLVARTFVGPGDTVYLEAPSYTGAIDVFAGRGAEMVFVPMDRDGMRVDLLTRLCDRRPPKLIYTIPSYQNPSGVTMSLSRRQRLLELARSYRCLIVEDDPFSDLYFQSPPPPAIKSMDAAGHVIYIKSFSKVLAPGCRMACVAADGNILSRLIAAKSSSDLGSPLLTQRAMLPFISGKYDAYAGKLRRQLSQRLEKATALLERHAPPGVSWITPQGGLSLWLELPASVNINRLQKLAEEKGLSFLPGDVCYAGGIPSRHIRLCYSQMTEQEQEQGMLLFLGLLQAYLQEEAAAPSGIALKL, encoded by the coding sequence ATGCATATTGACTTAAACCGGCAGAGCAGAAGCTCCTTGCCGCAGCAGATCAGCGACACGCTGGAACAGCGGATAGCCTCGGGGCTGCTTCCGCCAGGCAGCCGGCTGCCGTCTGTGCGGGGGCTGGCCTTGTCGCTGAAGGTCAGCCAGGTTACGGTGAGCAAAGCTTATGCCGCGCTTGCCGCGCGTGGTCTGATCCACTGCAGTCATGGCAAAGGCTGCTATGTAGCCGCCGGGGAGTCGGGGCAGGAAACGGCCGGCGATTGGCAGGACCGCTACGACGATTATTTGCCCCGTGCCCAGCTATGGCATAATTTCAAGGATTCGGCAGTGGCTTATCCCTTTCATCTGGCGGCGATACACAGCAGTCTGCTGCCTTTGCGGGAGATTGGAAGCACTATGGCTTCCCTGGTTCTGGAACAGCCGGAAGTGATGGCGGCCTACGGTAATTTCCAGGGTGACCATGAACTGCGTGAGGTCATGGCTGGCCATCTGCTACGCCGGAGCATCCGTGTGCAGCCTGAGGAGCTGATGATGACCAGCGGAGCGCAGCAAGGAATTGACCTCGTTGCAAGAACGTTTGTTGGTCCGGGCGATACAGTTTATCTGGAGGCACCGAGTTATACGGGAGCGATTGATGTATTTGCCGGACGGGGAGCGGAGATGGTGTTCGTGCCGATGGACCGCGACGGTATGAGGGTGGATCTGCTTACCCGGCTCTGTGACCGCAGACCGCCCAAGCTGATCTACACCATTCCTTCTTACCAGAATCCCAGCGGCGTGACCATGAGCCTTAGCAGAAGACAGCGGCTGCTGGAGCTTGCCCGTAGCTACCGCTGTCTGATTGTGGAGGATGACCCGTTCAGCGATCTGTATTTCCAGAGCCCGCCGCCGCCCGCCATTAAATCCATGGATGCTGCAGGTCATGTCATCTATATCAAAAGCTTCAGCAAGGTGTTGGCTCCGGGCTGCAGGATGGCCTGTGTGGCTGCGGACGGCAATATTCTCTCCCGGCTGATTGCGGCTAAATCCTCCAGTGATTTGGGCAGTCCGCTGCTGACTCAACGTGCCATGCTCCCTTTCATATCTGGGAAATATGATGCCTATGCCGGCAAGCTGCGCAGGCAGTTAAGTCAAAGGCTGGAGAAGGCTACGGCACTGCTGGAACGCCATGCGCCGCCCGGAGTGAGTTGGATCACGCCACAAGGCGGGCTGAGCCTGTGGCTGGAGCTGCCCGCTTCCGTCAACATCAACAGACTGCAAAAGCTTGCCGAGGAGAAGGGACTCTCCTTCCTGCCCGGTGATGTCTGTTATGCCGGGGGCATTCCTTCCAGGCATATCCGCCTGTGTTACTCCCAAATGACCGAACAGGAACAGGAGCAAGGGATGCTCCTGTTCCTGGGCTTGTTACAGGCTTATCTGCAAGAAGAAGCGGCTGCGCCCTCAGGGATTGCGCTGAAGCTTTAA
- a CDS encoding PLP-dependent aminotransferase family protein, which produces MKIQYSTTAQHLGSSAVRDILKITQGKNIISLAGGLPAEELFPLEAIRDAYSRALSAGPSILQYGLTEGYGPLREQLVERLEGQGIPAAASGMLLTSGSQQAIDLLCKILLDPGDAVLVEAPTYLAALQVLGSYRADINIVLSDEQGMLPEHLEHQLRKLKPKLLYAVPTFNNPSGASWSRERREQVVELCRRYEVLILEDNPYGEIRFDESPDAYPPSLAAIDRNYGSGYGVVYTGTFSKIVAPALRSGWITGDPQLIQMVAKAKQANDLHSSAIDQCALSELLRGFDLSGHITAISREYRSRMQLLSAEIRSRGWEDIRFLEPRGGMFLWLTLPEEIHTAELLPLAVQQGVAFVPGEVFYSAQPLRNTMRLNFTHTPPELIAEAVSRLETALEQYRSQVSGVR; this is translated from the coding sequence ATGAAGATCCAATATTCTACAACTGCACAGCATTTGGGTTCATCGGCTGTCCGCGATATCCTCAAGATTACTCAAGGCAAGAATATTATTTCGCTGGCTGGCGGCTTGCCGGCCGAGGAGCTGTTCCCGCTGGAGGCCATCCGCGATGCTTATAGCCGTGCGCTTTCTGCTGGTCCATCTATTCTGCAATATGGTCTGACCGAGGGTTACGGCCCCTTGCGCGAGCAGCTGGTGGAGCGGCTGGAAGGCCAGGGCATTCCTGCCGCCGCTTCCGGGATGCTGCTCACCAGCGGCTCCCAGCAGGCTATTGATCTGCTCTGCAAAATCCTGCTTGACCCCGGAGACGCCGTACTGGTGGAAGCCCCGACTTATCTTGCCGCCCTGCAGGTGCTGGGATCTTACCGTGCGGATATCAACATCGTGCTGAGCGATGAGCAGGGCATGCTGCCCGAGCATCTGGAGCATCAGCTGCGCAAGCTGAAGCCCAAGCTGCTGTACGCTGTCCCTACCTTCAACAATCCTTCGGGAGCCAGCTGGAGCCGTGAACGCCGGGAGCAGGTGGTCGAATTATGCCGCCGTTATGAGGTTCTCATTCTCGAAGACAATCCGTACGGTGAAATCAGGTTTGACGAGTCTCCGGATGCTTATCCCCCGTCACTGGCTGCGATCGACAGGAATTATGGTAGCGGCTATGGCGTTGTCTACACAGGAACCTTCTCCAAAATCGTCGCGCCCGCCCTGCGCAGCGGCTGGATCACCGGCGACCCTCAGCTGATCCAGATGGTTGCCAAGGCCAAGCAGGCAAATGACCTGCATTCCAGCGCCATTGACCAATGCGCGCTCAGCGAGCTGCTGCGCGGCTTCGACCTGAGCGGACATATCACAGCAATCTCGCGGGAATACCGCTCCAGAATGCAGCTGCTGTCCGCAGAGATCCGCTCGCGCGGCTGGGAGGATATCCGCTTCCTCGAACCTCGGGGCGGGATGTTCCTCTGGCTGACGCTGCCGGAGGAGATTCATACGGCCGAGCTGCTGCCGCTGGCCGTCCAGCAGGGCGTCGCCTTCGTGCCCGGCGAGGTATTCTACTCGGCGCAGCCGCTGCGCAACACCATGCGCCTTAATTTCACCCATACTCCACCGGAGCTTATCGCTGAAGCGGTATCACGGCTGGAGACGGCTCTGGAGCAATACCGCAGCCAGGTAAGCGGCGTTAGATAA
- a CDS encoding Nif3-like dinuclear metal center hexameric protein → MLAKGQTVIQYMEQLAPKHLAEEWDKVGLQLGSLNKEITGVLVALDVNDEVVEEAIGLGCNLIIAHHAIIFRPLQSIQTDTPMGKMYEKLIKNEIAVYISHTNLDIADGGMNDWMAEVLGIENGIPFQDVHHERLSKLVVYVPKTHHQQVLDAILNAGAGHIGNYSHCSFNTEGYGTFLPGEGTEPHTGKPGKLERAEEVRIETVVPQGVRSKVVQAMIKAHPYEEVAYDLYALDLKGRSLGLGRIGRLKEPVTLGQFIETVKSGLEVDNVRVVGDLDQPIRKAAVMGGSGSKYYSQAVFRGADVLVTGDIDYHTAQDAKLAGIALIDPGHNAEKIMKARVQQWMSSKLAAHKYETGVYASQVNTEIFKFI, encoded by the coding sequence ATGCTTGCCAAAGGACAAACCGTAATTCAATATATGGAGCAGCTGGCTCCCAAACATCTGGCGGAGGAATGGGACAAGGTCGGGCTGCAGTTGGGCAGTCTGAACAAGGAAATCACCGGTGTGCTGGTAGCGCTGGATGTGAACGATGAAGTGGTGGAGGAGGCGATAGGCCTTGGCTGCAACCTGATTATCGCTCATCATGCGATTATTTTCCGGCCGCTGCAGAGCATTCAGACAGACACGCCAATGGGAAAAATGTACGAAAAGCTGATCAAGAATGAGATAGCGGTCTACATTAGCCATACCAATCTGGATATTGCAGATGGCGGGATGAATGATTGGATGGCAGAAGTGCTCGGCATTGAGAATGGGATTCCGTTCCAGGATGTCCATCATGAGCGCTTATCCAAGCTGGTTGTTTATGTGCCCAAGACTCATCATCAACAGGTGCTGGACGCGATCCTGAATGCCGGGGCAGGTCATATCGGTAATTACAGCCACTGCAGCTTCAATACGGAGGGGTACGGAACATTCCTGCCAGGTGAGGGCACAGAGCCGCATACCGGCAAGCCGGGCAAGCTGGAACGGGCTGAAGAGGTGCGTATCGAGACTGTTGTTCCGCAGGGTGTCCGCAGCAAAGTGGTGCAGGCGATGATTAAGGCGCATCCTTATGAAGAGGTGGCTTATGATCTGTATGCCCTGGATCTGAAGGGGCGCAGCCTGGGACTTGGAAGAATAGGCAGGCTGAAGGAGCCGGTTACGCTGGGGCAGTTCATTGAGACTGTCAAAAGCGGTCTGGAGGTCGACAATGTCCGCGTAGTAGGGGATCTGGACCAACCGATCCGCAAGGCGGCGGTAATGGGCGGTTCGGGTAGTAAATATTATAGCCAGGCTGTGTTCCGGGGGGCGGATGTGCTGGTTACCGGTGATATTGATTACCATACGGCCCAGGACGCGAAGCTGGCAGGCATCGCGCTGATTGATCCCGGTCACAACGCCGAGAAAATTATGAAAGCTCGAGTACAGCAGTGGATGAGCAGCAAGCTGGCTGCACATAAGTATGAGACGGGTGTATATGCTTCTCAGGTGAATACGGAAATATTCAAGTTCATCTAA
- a CDS encoding tRNA (adenine(22)-N(1))-methyltransferase, with amino-acid sequence MNKFKLSKRLQLVLEQIPYGSRLADIGSDHALLPVAAVESGRAVAAIAGEVNRGPYEAALRGVAEAGRGNVISVRHGNGLEVVQPGEVDCIAIAGMGGALIASILEDGRRAGKLAGVTTLALQPNVGEDILRRWLLGNGWLLVAEHILEEDGKIYEILTAVPEQQASEATNDSLYAERILEGGQVLCSRDTLLQMGPWLLQAPNSVFMEKWQGEIRKLEGILSSLSRSELEAAELKRVEIKAQIKQIAEVLECLPKDKP; translated from the coding sequence ATGAACAAATTCAAACTATCAAAAAGACTCCAGCTTGTGCTGGAGCAAATCCCCTATGGCAGCCGTCTGGCCGATATCGGCTCTGACCATGCGCTGCTGCCTGTAGCTGCCGTGGAGAGCGGGAGAGCGGTTGCGGCCATAGCGGGTGAAGTGAATCGGGGTCCTTACGAAGCAGCGCTCAGAGGTGTGGCGGAAGCTGGACGGGGAAATGTCATCTCCGTGCGCCATGGCAACGGGCTTGAAGTCGTGCAGCCGGGCGAAGTGGATTGCATCGCCATCGCTGGCATGGGTGGTGCGCTGATTGCCTCCATTCTGGAGGATGGACGGCGTGCAGGCAAGCTTGCGGGCGTAACAACCTTGGCGCTTCAGCCTAATGTTGGCGAAGATATCCTGCGCCGCTGGCTGCTGGGCAATGGCTGGCTGCTGGTTGCCGAGCATATCCTCGAGGAGGACGGCAAGATCTATGAGATTCTGACGGCTGTGCCTGAGCAGCAGGCTTCGGAAGCGACAAATGACAGTCTATACGCCGAACGTATTCTTGAAGGCGGACAGGTGCTATGCAGCCGGGATACCCTGCTTCAGATGGGCCCTTGGCTGCTGCAGGCGCCAAATTCGGTGTTTATGGAGAAGTGGCAGGGTGAAATCCGCAAGCTGGAAGGCATCTTGTCTTCGTTGTCGCGTTCAGAGCTGGAAGCGGCAGAGCTTAAGCGGGTGGAGATCAAGGCCCAGATTAAGCAAATCGCGGAGGTGCTGGAATGCTTGCCAAAGGACAAACCGTAA
- the rpoD gene encoding RNA polymerase sigma factor RpoD has protein sequence MANDQHTELEAEFTLDQVKDQLIEQGKKRSSLNYKDIMEKLSPFDQDPEQMEEFYEQLSDLGIEVVNENDEEVTTLRPSEDNENNENEEFSFDDDLSLPPGIKINDPVRMYLKEIGRVPLLSADDEVELAMRIKNGDEEAKRRLAEANLRLVVSIAKRYVGRGMLFLDLIQEGNMGLIKAVEKFDHNKGFKFSTYATWWIRQAITRAIADQARTIRIPVHMVETINKLIRVSRQLLQELGREPSPEEIAAEMELTVEKVREIMKIAQEPVSLETPIGEEDDSHLGDFIEDQEALAPADAAAYELLKEQLEDVLDTLTEREENVLRLRFGLDDGRTRTLEEVGKVFGVTRERIRQIEAKALRKLRHPSRSKRLKDFLE, from the coding sequence ATGGCGAACGATCAGCACACTGAACTGGAAGCAGAATTTACTCTGGACCAGGTTAAGGATCAGCTTATTGAGCAAGGCAAGAAAAGATCATCATTGAACTACAAAGATATTATGGAGAAATTGTCGCCGTTTGATCAAGACCCCGAGCAGATGGAGGAGTTCTACGAGCAACTGAGCGATCTGGGCATTGAGGTTGTGAACGAGAATGATGAGGAGGTCACGACTCTCCGGCCAAGCGAGGACAACGAGAACAACGAGAATGAGGAGTTCAGCTTCGACGATGATCTGTCACTTCCGCCAGGAATCAAGATCAATGACCCTGTCCGTATGTATCTGAAGGAGATTGGCCGTGTTCCGCTGCTGTCTGCAGACGATGAGGTAGAGCTGGCCATGCGGATTAAGAACGGTGATGAGGAAGCTAAACGCAGACTTGCGGAAGCGAACTTGCGGCTCGTGGTAAGTATCGCCAAACGTTATGTCGGACGCGGCATGCTGTTCCTGGACCTGATTCAGGAAGGCAATATGGGTTTGATCAAGGCGGTTGAGAAATTTGACCATAATAAAGGGTTCAAATTCAGTACGTATGCTACTTGGTGGATTCGCCAGGCGATTACTCGTGCAATTGCCGACCAGGCGCGCACGATCCGTATCCCGGTTCATATGGTGGAGACGATCAACAAGCTGATTCGTGTCTCCCGCCAATTGCTGCAGGAGCTTGGACGTGAGCCGTCGCCGGAGGAAATTGCAGCCGAGATGGAGCTTACAGTAGAGAAGGTTCGGGAGATCATGAAGATTGCCCAGGAGCCGGTATCGCTGGAGACCCCTATCGGTGAAGAGGATGATTCCCATCTGGGAGATTTCATTGAGGATCAGGAGGCGCTGGCGCCTGCGGATGCAGCGGCTTATGAGCTGCTGAAGGAACAGCTGGAGGACGTGCTGGACACACTCACAGAACGCGAAGAGAACGTGCTCAGACTGCGCTTCGGTCTGGATGACGGCCGGACAAGAACACTGGAGGAAGTAGGCAAGGTCTTCGGCGTTACGCGCGAGCGTATCCGCCAGATCGAGGCCAAGGCTCTCCGCAAGCTCCGTCACCCAAGCCGCAGCAAGCGGCTTAAGGATTTCCTTGAATAA